One Solanum lycopersicum chromosome 2, SLM_r2.1 genomic region harbors:
- the LOC101263660 gene encoding uncharacterized protein, with protein MGGVTSSIAAKFAFFPPTPPSYTVVPDDGKFSIPEVARRDGVDFLKLRTRRGNEIVAVHVKHPKASATMLYSHGNAADLGQMFELFVELSLRLRVNLMGYDYSGYGQSTGKPSECNTYADIDAVYKCLKEQYEVKDEQLIIYGQSVGSGPTVDLASRVPNLRGVVLHSPILSGVRVLYPVKRTYWFDIYKNIDKISAVNCPVLVIHGTADEVVDYSHGKQLWELCNEKYEPLWINGGGHCNLELYPEYIKHLKKFVLGLGKPKPAANGPQKASTESENQSKPAESGSTTDTFDLKPDLPEISRNSLDSRLEKTKKSNKPEKSRMSTDRVDRFRRRKGLVW; from the exons ATGGGAGGAGTGACTTCTTCCATCGCTGCTAAGTTCGCCTTCTTCCCACCGACTCCGCCGTCTTACACGGTTGTCCCCGACGACGGCAAGTTTAGCATACCTGAGGTAGCTAGGAGAGATGGAGTAGACTTTTTGAAACTTCGTACTCGCCGTGGAAATGAAATCGTGGCCGTTCATGTGAAGCATCCAAAGGCATCTGCTACTATGCTGTATTCTCATGGTAATGCTGCTGATTTGGGTCAGATGTTTGAGCTCTTTGTTGAATTGAGCCTCCGTCTTCGTGTTAATCTCATGGG GTATGATTACTCTGGATATGGACAATCAACTGGAAAG CCATCTGAATGTAATACATACGCGGACATTGATGCAGTATATAAATGCTTAAAGGAGCAATATGAGGTCAAAGATGAACAGTTAATAATCTATGGTCAATCTGTTGGCAGTGGCCCAACTGTTGATCTTGCATCACGAGTACCCAATTTACGAGGTGTTGTTTTACATAGTCCAATATTGTCTGGTGTAAGAGTTTTGTACCCTGTCAAGCGGACATATTGGTTTGACATATACAAG AACATTGACAAGATTAGTGCAGTGAATTGTCCGGTTCTCGTCATTCAT GGAACAGCGGATGAAGTTGTTGACTACTCCCATGGGAAACAGCTGTGGGAGCTATGTAACGAAAAATATGAACCTTTGTGGATAAATGGAGGTGGACACTGCAATCTTGAACTTTACCCAGAGTATATCAAACATCTAAAGAAATTTGTTCTTGGTCTTGGCAAACCGAAGCCTGCTGCTAATGGCCCCCAGAAAGCATCAACAGAGTCTGAAAATCAGAGTAAACCTGCCGAAAGTGGTAGTACCACCGACACGTTTGACCTGAAACCTGATCTTCCTGAAATTTCAAGGAACAGTTTGGATAGTCGACTTGAAAAGACTAAGAAGTCAAACAAACCTGAGAAGTCGCGGATGAGCACAGATCGTGTTGACAGGTTTAGGAGAAGAAAGGGCTTAGTGTGGTGA